A single window of Myripristis murdjan chromosome 21, fMyrMur1.1, whole genome shotgun sequence DNA harbors:
- the impg2a gene encoding interphotoreceptor matrix proteoglycan 2 isoform X1 gives MYGLWWKCVFYTVVFSSAVIFLDIRTDAALEGSAMDYPSLPYSQELPEFSSGIMQHYPHITQLSDIKVSQENLGAISRRKRNILFPSGVKLCAQETSQQVAANHLSYFHLRVCQETVWEAFKIFWDRLPEQEEYQSWMSRCQEGTVTAHEIGNFFSLSEEHQALIKHRMTLQGQKSEPTRSWLHVCSTPTPETPEKPGTPEQEITDDGEEVDEVAAIIPEVEDFTVVTEASPVDNDIAVVRPTPPMLEQVVELSILLTGETYSEELRNPASLQYQTLSRQLTEKIEDSLEGLPGFKSVSVLNFRPQKDGQGRDGVVVDYAVTVLVDGAGVSNLQLDYLTLQSNRVENSYREVEGRPTVVYTVSEVRNYATEALHLEVLDSVSPESVHTTDASAVIVVVDEPPHAPVLDGDTEDEDKDDSLREPTEREAAVVEEHDVIILDESVTESPTPVPSTTASTAGSIEEEGLLLEEEIVQIPKEVSPLPEELPSEPPLPEQPEVVALPEPPVESEASGSGRGDLEDLLWESATTADDDETSPEDIAGEEEFITEEEVAEDVVTVDVAGEEHVDEVVLGTAETPVELEISTITIETIEEEGLPAAVPAPDVTEETANPVPEPAEEGVPPVSDVTAVSMVPALLEPYEEEVTEEEGLEVQVGVAPEAPAVEEETPKAPEILREDLTEDEILLVDKDIIEPPITDFPSPAQPTVLSPERESPFTRISDLRPVIEELPDIEISVTMEVQTTDLDLSYDGVPYGYGLTNQTEEGSTGFPSSVAHGTDVSIALPVNPGRALMVFFSLRVTNMIFSEDLFNKSSAEYKALEQRFLELLVPYLQSNLSNFQNLEILNFRNGSIVVNSRMKFGKPVPRGVTSVVYLILEDFCNTAYQTMNLAIDKYSLDVESGDQADPCKFQACNEYAECKVNRWSGEAECVCNAGYFSVDGLPCQSICDLRTDFCLNDGKCDIIPGQGAICRCRVGENWWYRGEHCEEYVSEPLVVGIAIASVAGFLLVASGVIFFLARTLRDQYDKDESEDPIRRAESLPSLERATKYNPMYESEATTGYSHYYRRYPEAPVYSSASAEASTDFSSEEIRHIYENSELTKEEIQDRIRIIELYAKDRQFADFVRHHQAVLDTRRESSSTHT, from the exons ATGTATGGCCTAtggtggaaatgtgttttctacACAGTTGTATTTAGTtctgcagtcatatttttggacaTACGGACAG ATGCAGCACTGGAGGGTTCTGCCATGGACTACCCAAGTCTGCCTTACAGTCAGGAACTACCCGAGTTCAGTTCTGGGATAATGCAGCACTATCCACACATCACTCAGTTATCGGATATCAAGGTATCTCAGGAGAACCTTGGAGCCATCTCCCGGCGGAAGCGCAACATCCTTTTCCCAAGCGGAGTCAAACTCTGCGCGCAAGAGACCTCTCAGCAAGTTGCTGCCAACCATCTGAGTTACTTTCACCTCAGAG TGTGCCAGGAGACCGTATGGGAGGCTTTCAAGATCTTCTGGGACCGCCTCCCAGAACAGGAAGAGTACCAAAGCTGGATGAGCCGGTGCCAGGAGGGCACAGTTACGGCACATGAAATTGGCAACTTCTTCAGCCTGTCAGAGGAGCACCAGGCTCTGATTAAACAC CGAATGACACTGCAAGGACAGAAAAG TGAGCCAACCAGGTCCTGGCTGCATGTGTGCAG CACTCCTACACCAGAGACCCCAGAGAAGCCTGGGACTCCTGAGCAAG AAATCACGGATGATGGTGAAGAGGTGGACGAGGTTGCTGCCATCATCCCAGAGGTGGAGGATTTCACTGTAGTCACCGAGGCCAGTCCA GTGGACAATGACATTGCTGTGGTGCGTCCCACGCCTCCTATGCTGGAGCAGGTGGTGGAGCTGAGCATCCTGCTGACTGGAGAAACGTACAGCGAGGAACTCAGGAACCCAGCCAGCCTCCAATACCAAACCCTCAGCAGACAGCTTACTGAGAAG ATAGAGGATTCACTGGAGGGGCTTCCTGGATTTAAGAGCGTCTCTGTGCTGAACTTCAG GCCTCAGAAGGACGGCCAAGG acGGGACGGCGTGGTGGTGGATTACGCCGTCACAGTGCTGGTTGATGGGGCAGGGGTGAGCAATCTGCAGCTGGACTACCTGACCTTGCAGTCCAACCGGGTGGAGAACTCGTACCGTGAGGTCGAGGGACGCCCCACAGTCGTCTACACAGTCAGCGAGGTCAGGAACTACGCCACGGAGGCCCTGCATCTGGAGGTTCTGGATAGCG TATCCCCTGAGTCTGTCCACACCACTGATGCAAGCGCG GTCATTGTGGTGGTTGACGAGCCACCACATGCTCCTGTCCTGGACGGGGACACTGAGGATGAGGATAAAGATGACTCCCTGCGTGAACCCACTGAGAGGGAAGCAGCTGTGGTAGAAGAGCATGATGTCATTATTTTGGATGAGAGCGTAACTGAGTCTCCTACTCCAGTCCCAAGTACCACTGCATCCACGGCTGGCA GCATTGAGGAGGAAGGCCTGCTGCTTGAGGAGGAAATTGTGCAGATCCCCAAAGAAGTGAGCCCCCTGCCAGAGGAACTCCCATCTGAGCCTCCCCTCCCTGAGCAGCCAGAGGTTGTTGCTCTGCCTGAACCACCAGTGGAATCAGAGGCCTCCGGCTCAGGCAGAGGCGACCTGGAGGACCTGCTGTGGGAATCTGCAACcacagctgatgatgatgaaacttCTCCTGAGGACATCGCTGGAGAAGAGGAGTTCATCACAGAAGAAGAGGTAGCTGAAGATGTGGTGACTGTGGACGTGGCGGGAGAGGAGCATGTGGATGAGGTTGTTCTTGGTACAGCAGAGACTCCAGTGGAGCTTGAAATCTCGACCATCACAATAGAAACTATTGAGGAGGAAGGCCTGCCTGCTGCGGTCCCAGCTCCTGATGTTACAGAGGAAACTGCGAACCCAGTGCCAGAGCCAGCGGAAGAAGGTGTACCTCCTGTTAGTGATGTCACAGCTGTCAGTATGGTACCAGCCCTTCTTGAGCCATATGAGGAAGAAGtaacagaggaagaggggcTAGAGGTTCAGGTGGGCGTTGCACCGGAGGCTCCAGCTGTAGAGGAAGAGACCCCAAAAGCTCCAGAGATCTTGAGGGAGGACCTTACAGAAGATGAGATCTTACTGGTTGATAAAGACATAATAGAACCACCAATCACAGACTTCCCAAGCCCTGCCCAACCAACTGTCCTGTCTCCAGAGAGGGAGTCACCTTTCACCCGCATCTCTGACCTCAGACCTGTCATTGAGGAGCTACCCGACATAGAGATCTCTGTCACTATGGAG GTTCAGACCACTGATCTGGACTTGAGTTATGATGGAGTTCCTTATGGATACGGTTTAACAAATCAGACAGAAGAAGGCAGCACTGGATTTCCGTCCAGTGTGGCACACGGCACGGACGTCAGCATCGCCTTGCCTGTGAACCCAGGACGAGCGCTGATGGTGTTCTTCAGCCTGAGGGTGACCAACATGATCTTCTCAGAAGATCTCTTTAATAAGAGCTCTGCAGAGTACAAGGCTTTGGAGCAACGCTTCCTGGAACTG CTTGTCCCTTATCTGCAGTCCAACCTGAGTAACTTCCAGAACCTGGAGATCCTCAACTTCAGGAACGGAAGCATTGTGGTCAACAGCCGGATGAAATTTGGCAAGCCGGTGCCTCGCGGCGTCACCTCTGTTGTCTATCTGATCCTGGAGGACTTCTGTAACACGGCCTACCAGACCATGAACCTAGCCATCGATAAGTACTCGCTGGATGTTGAGTCAG GTGACCAGGCGGACCCCTGTAAGTTCCAGGCGTGCAACGAGTACGCAGAATGTAAAGTGAACAGGTGGTCGGGCGaggcggagtgtgtgtgtaacgctGGCTACTTCAGTGTGGATGGCCTGCCCTGTCAGAGCATCTGTGACCTGCGGACCGACTTCTGCCTCAACGACGGCAAATGTGACATCATCCCTGGCCAGGGTGCCATCTGCAG GTGTCGTGTTGGGGAGAACTGGTGGTACCGAGGAGAGCACTGCGAAGAGTACGTATCGGAGCCGCTGGTGGTCGGCATAGCGATCGCCTCTGTTGCTGGCTTCCTGTTGGTGGCGTCCGGAGTGATCTTCTTCCTGGCCAGGACGTTACGGGATCAGTACGACAAGGATGAGTCTGAGGACCCCATACG GCGAGCGGAGAGCCTCCCATCTCTGGAGAGAGCTACCAAGTACAACCCCATGTATGAGAGTGAGGCCACCACGGGCTACAGCCACTACTACCGCCGCTACCCTGAGGCTCCCGTGTACAGCAGCGCCAGCGCCGAGGCCTCCACGGACTTCAGCAGCGAGGAGATACGACACATCTATGAGAACAGTGAACTGAccaaggag GAAATCCAAGACAGGATACGCATCATCGAGCTGTACGCTAAGGACCGGCAGTTTGCTGACTTTGTGCGGCACCATCAAGC
- the impg2a gene encoding interphotoreceptor matrix proteoglycan 2 isoform X2, producing the protein MYGLWWKCVFYTVVFSSAVIFLDIRTDAALEGSAMDYPSLPYSQELPEFSSGIMQHYPHITQLSDIKVSQENLGAISRRKRNILFPSGVKLCAQETSQQVAANHLSYFHLRVCQETVWEAFKIFWDRLPEQEEYQSWMSRCQEGTVTAHEIGNFFSLSEEHQALIKHRMTLQGQKSTPTPETPEKPGTPEQEITDDGEEVDEVAAIIPEVEDFTVVTEASPVDNDIAVVRPTPPMLEQVVELSILLTGETYSEELRNPASLQYQTLSRQLTEKIEDSLEGLPGFKSVSVLNFRPQKDGQGRDGVVVDYAVTVLVDGAGVSNLQLDYLTLQSNRVENSYREVEGRPTVVYTVSEVRNYATEALHLEVLDSVSPESVHTTDASAVIVVVDEPPHAPVLDGDTEDEDKDDSLREPTEREAAVVEEHDVIILDESVTESPTPVPSTTASTAGSIEEEGLLLEEEIVQIPKEVSPLPEELPSEPPLPEQPEVVALPEPPVESEASGSGRGDLEDLLWESATTADDDETSPEDIAGEEEFITEEEVAEDVVTVDVAGEEHVDEVVLGTAETPVELEISTITIETIEEEGLPAAVPAPDVTEETANPVPEPAEEGVPPVSDVTAVSMVPALLEPYEEEVTEEEGLEVQVGVAPEAPAVEEETPKAPEILREDLTEDEILLVDKDIIEPPITDFPSPAQPTVLSPERESPFTRISDLRPVIEELPDIEISVTMEVQTTDLDLSYDGVPYGYGLTNQTEEGSTGFPSSVAHGTDVSIALPVNPGRALMVFFSLRVTNMIFSEDLFNKSSAEYKALEQRFLELLVPYLQSNLSNFQNLEILNFRNGSIVVNSRMKFGKPVPRGVTSVVYLILEDFCNTAYQTMNLAIDKYSLDVESGDQADPCKFQACNEYAECKVNRWSGEAECVCNAGYFSVDGLPCQSICDLRTDFCLNDGKCDIIPGQGAICRCRVGENWWYRGEHCEEYVSEPLVVGIAIASVAGFLLVASGVIFFLARTLRDQYDKDESEDPIRRAESLPSLERATKYNPMYESEATTGYSHYYRRYPEAPVYSSASAEASTDFSSEEIRHIYENSELTKEEIQDRIRIIELYAKDRQFADFVRHHQAVLDTRRESSSTHT; encoded by the exons ATGTATGGCCTAtggtggaaatgtgttttctacACAGTTGTATTTAGTtctgcagtcatatttttggacaTACGGACAG ATGCAGCACTGGAGGGTTCTGCCATGGACTACCCAAGTCTGCCTTACAGTCAGGAACTACCCGAGTTCAGTTCTGGGATAATGCAGCACTATCCACACATCACTCAGTTATCGGATATCAAGGTATCTCAGGAGAACCTTGGAGCCATCTCCCGGCGGAAGCGCAACATCCTTTTCCCAAGCGGAGTCAAACTCTGCGCGCAAGAGACCTCTCAGCAAGTTGCTGCCAACCATCTGAGTTACTTTCACCTCAGAG TGTGCCAGGAGACCGTATGGGAGGCTTTCAAGATCTTCTGGGACCGCCTCCCAGAACAGGAAGAGTACCAAAGCTGGATGAGCCGGTGCCAGGAGGGCACAGTTACGGCACATGAAATTGGCAACTTCTTCAGCCTGTCAGAGGAGCACCAGGCTCTGATTAAACAC CGAATGACACTGCAAGGACAGAAAAG CACTCCTACACCAGAGACCCCAGAGAAGCCTGGGACTCCTGAGCAAG AAATCACGGATGATGGTGAAGAGGTGGACGAGGTTGCTGCCATCATCCCAGAGGTGGAGGATTTCACTGTAGTCACCGAGGCCAGTCCA GTGGACAATGACATTGCTGTGGTGCGTCCCACGCCTCCTATGCTGGAGCAGGTGGTGGAGCTGAGCATCCTGCTGACTGGAGAAACGTACAGCGAGGAACTCAGGAACCCAGCCAGCCTCCAATACCAAACCCTCAGCAGACAGCTTACTGAGAAG ATAGAGGATTCACTGGAGGGGCTTCCTGGATTTAAGAGCGTCTCTGTGCTGAACTTCAG GCCTCAGAAGGACGGCCAAGG acGGGACGGCGTGGTGGTGGATTACGCCGTCACAGTGCTGGTTGATGGGGCAGGGGTGAGCAATCTGCAGCTGGACTACCTGACCTTGCAGTCCAACCGGGTGGAGAACTCGTACCGTGAGGTCGAGGGACGCCCCACAGTCGTCTACACAGTCAGCGAGGTCAGGAACTACGCCACGGAGGCCCTGCATCTGGAGGTTCTGGATAGCG TATCCCCTGAGTCTGTCCACACCACTGATGCAAGCGCG GTCATTGTGGTGGTTGACGAGCCACCACATGCTCCTGTCCTGGACGGGGACACTGAGGATGAGGATAAAGATGACTCCCTGCGTGAACCCACTGAGAGGGAAGCAGCTGTGGTAGAAGAGCATGATGTCATTATTTTGGATGAGAGCGTAACTGAGTCTCCTACTCCAGTCCCAAGTACCACTGCATCCACGGCTGGCA GCATTGAGGAGGAAGGCCTGCTGCTTGAGGAGGAAATTGTGCAGATCCCCAAAGAAGTGAGCCCCCTGCCAGAGGAACTCCCATCTGAGCCTCCCCTCCCTGAGCAGCCAGAGGTTGTTGCTCTGCCTGAACCACCAGTGGAATCAGAGGCCTCCGGCTCAGGCAGAGGCGACCTGGAGGACCTGCTGTGGGAATCTGCAACcacagctgatgatgatgaaacttCTCCTGAGGACATCGCTGGAGAAGAGGAGTTCATCACAGAAGAAGAGGTAGCTGAAGATGTGGTGACTGTGGACGTGGCGGGAGAGGAGCATGTGGATGAGGTTGTTCTTGGTACAGCAGAGACTCCAGTGGAGCTTGAAATCTCGACCATCACAATAGAAACTATTGAGGAGGAAGGCCTGCCTGCTGCGGTCCCAGCTCCTGATGTTACAGAGGAAACTGCGAACCCAGTGCCAGAGCCAGCGGAAGAAGGTGTACCTCCTGTTAGTGATGTCACAGCTGTCAGTATGGTACCAGCCCTTCTTGAGCCATATGAGGAAGAAGtaacagaggaagaggggcTAGAGGTTCAGGTGGGCGTTGCACCGGAGGCTCCAGCTGTAGAGGAAGAGACCCCAAAAGCTCCAGAGATCTTGAGGGAGGACCTTACAGAAGATGAGATCTTACTGGTTGATAAAGACATAATAGAACCACCAATCACAGACTTCCCAAGCCCTGCCCAACCAACTGTCCTGTCTCCAGAGAGGGAGTCACCTTTCACCCGCATCTCTGACCTCAGACCTGTCATTGAGGAGCTACCCGACATAGAGATCTCTGTCACTATGGAG GTTCAGACCACTGATCTGGACTTGAGTTATGATGGAGTTCCTTATGGATACGGTTTAACAAATCAGACAGAAGAAGGCAGCACTGGATTTCCGTCCAGTGTGGCACACGGCACGGACGTCAGCATCGCCTTGCCTGTGAACCCAGGACGAGCGCTGATGGTGTTCTTCAGCCTGAGGGTGACCAACATGATCTTCTCAGAAGATCTCTTTAATAAGAGCTCTGCAGAGTACAAGGCTTTGGAGCAACGCTTCCTGGAACTG CTTGTCCCTTATCTGCAGTCCAACCTGAGTAACTTCCAGAACCTGGAGATCCTCAACTTCAGGAACGGAAGCATTGTGGTCAACAGCCGGATGAAATTTGGCAAGCCGGTGCCTCGCGGCGTCACCTCTGTTGTCTATCTGATCCTGGAGGACTTCTGTAACACGGCCTACCAGACCATGAACCTAGCCATCGATAAGTACTCGCTGGATGTTGAGTCAG GTGACCAGGCGGACCCCTGTAAGTTCCAGGCGTGCAACGAGTACGCAGAATGTAAAGTGAACAGGTGGTCGGGCGaggcggagtgtgtgtgtaacgctGGCTACTTCAGTGTGGATGGCCTGCCCTGTCAGAGCATCTGTGACCTGCGGACCGACTTCTGCCTCAACGACGGCAAATGTGACATCATCCCTGGCCAGGGTGCCATCTGCAG GTGTCGTGTTGGGGAGAACTGGTGGTACCGAGGAGAGCACTGCGAAGAGTACGTATCGGAGCCGCTGGTGGTCGGCATAGCGATCGCCTCTGTTGCTGGCTTCCTGTTGGTGGCGTCCGGAGTGATCTTCTTCCTGGCCAGGACGTTACGGGATCAGTACGACAAGGATGAGTCTGAGGACCCCATACG GCGAGCGGAGAGCCTCCCATCTCTGGAGAGAGCTACCAAGTACAACCCCATGTATGAGAGTGAGGCCACCACGGGCTACAGCCACTACTACCGCCGCTACCCTGAGGCTCCCGTGTACAGCAGCGCCAGCGCCGAGGCCTCCACGGACTTCAGCAGCGAGGAGATACGACACATCTATGAGAACAGTGAACTGAccaaggag GAAATCCAAGACAGGATACGCATCATCGAGCTGTACGCTAAGGACCGGCAGTTTGCTGACTTTGTGCGGCACCATCAAGC